A stretch of the Mycobacterium sp. ITM-2016-00317 genome encodes the following:
- a CDS encoding methylmalonyl-CoA mutase family protein has product MSEQVDPRVETPSGIPLDPVYGPGDSAADPPPPGQYPFTRGNFASGYRGKTWTFRQYSGFGTAEESNRRYRYLLDQGGTGLSVALDLPTQCGYDSDDQEYGEEVGRVGVAVDTLADAEILFDGIPLDKISTSFTINGTAAILLAFYVAAAEKKGVPREKLTGTIQNDILKEYASRGTWIWPPEPSLRLIADTIEFCAAEVPRFNAISVAGAHFRDAGANAVQEMAFTLADGVTYCDTVVERGRMTIDKFAPQISFFFYTHGDFFEEIAKYRAGRRRWATIVRERYGASTDKASMFRFGCVAGGASLYAPQAQNNLVRVAYEAMAAVLGGVQSMFTAAWDEPFALPSEESATLALRTQQILAYETGVTKVADPLGGSYFVEALTDATEEKIVEIMHDLESHGGMVRCIEDGYLQGLIADEAFKIHQEVESGERPVVGVNRFVVDEPPPDLATYELDAEGRDTQLRRLAKVKADRDDVAVKESLTALARAAEGDDNLMHKLIDCANAYCTVGEMVSTLKSVWGEFQQPVVF; this is encoded by the coding sequence ATGAGCGAGCAAGTCGACCCCAGGGTTGAGACCCCCTCTGGCATCCCGCTGGACCCCGTCTACGGGCCCGGTGACAGCGCGGCCGATCCGCCGCCGCCGGGGCAGTACCCGTTCACCCGCGGAAACTTCGCGTCCGGGTACCGCGGCAAGACGTGGACCTTCCGGCAGTACTCGGGTTTCGGCACGGCCGAAGAGTCCAATCGCCGCTATCGCTATCTGCTGGACCAGGGCGGTACCGGGCTGTCGGTCGCGCTGGATCTGCCGACGCAGTGCGGCTACGACTCCGACGACCAGGAGTACGGCGAGGAGGTCGGACGCGTCGGCGTGGCCGTCGACACTCTCGCCGACGCCGAGATCCTGTTCGACGGCATCCCGCTGGACAAGATCAGCACCAGCTTCACGATCAACGGCACCGCGGCGATCCTGCTGGCGTTCTATGTCGCGGCGGCGGAGAAGAAGGGCGTGCCGCGCGAGAAGCTCACCGGCACGATCCAGAACGACATCCTCAAGGAGTACGCGTCGCGGGGCACCTGGATCTGGCCTCCGGAACCGTCGCTGCGGCTGATCGCCGACACCATCGAGTTCTGCGCGGCCGAGGTGCCGAGGTTCAACGCGATCTCGGTGGCCGGTGCGCACTTCCGCGACGCCGGCGCCAACGCGGTGCAGGAGATGGCGTTCACGCTCGCCGACGGCGTCACCTACTGCGACACCGTCGTCGAGCGCGGCCGGATGACCATCGACAAGTTCGCCCCGCAGATCTCGTTCTTCTTCTACACCCACGGCGACTTCTTCGAGGAGATCGCCAAGTACCGGGCCGGCCGCAGGCGCTGGGCGACGATCGTGCGGGAGCGCTACGGCGCGAGCACCGACAAGGCCTCGATGTTCCGTTTCGGGTGCGTGGCAGGCGGTGCGTCGCTGTACGCGCCGCAGGCGCAGAACAACCTGGTCCGGGTCGCCTACGAGGCGATGGCCGCGGTGCTCGGCGGGGTGCAGTCGATGTTCACCGCCGCGTGGGACGAGCCCTTCGCGCTGCCCAGCGAGGAATCGGCGACCCTGGCGCTGCGCACCCAGCAGATCCTGGCGTACGAGACCGGCGTGACGAAGGTGGCCGACCCGCTCGGCGGCTCGTACTTCGTCGAGGCCCTCACCGATGCCACCGAGGAGAAGATCGTCGAGATTATGCACGACCTCGAGAGCCACGGCGGCATGGTCCGCTGCATCGAGGACGGCTATCTGCAGGGGCTGATCGCCGACGAGGCGTTCAAGATCCACCAGGAGGTGGAATCGGGTGAGCGGCCCGTGGTCGGGGTGAACAGATTTGTCGTCGACGAGCCGCCGCCGGACCTGGCCACTTACGAGTTGGACGCCGAGGGCCGCGACACCCAGCTCCGGCGGCTCGCGAAGGTCAAGGCCGACCGTGACGACGTCGCGGTCAAGGAGTCGCTCACGGCGCTGGCCCGGGCGGCCGAGGGTGACGACAACCTGATGCACAAGCTGATCGACTGCGCGAACGCGTATTGCACGGTGGGAGAGATGGTGTCGACGTTGAAGTCGGTGTGGGGCGAGTTCCAGCAGCCGGTGGTGTTCTGA
- a CDS encoding fatty acid--CoA ligase family protein translates to MSISLLLEMAADAAPDRTALVAGDLRLTTAELSSLADGGAGVIAASGAGHVAYVGTGGALLPLLLFASARAAIPVTPLNYRLSADGLRALLDRLPDPLVVVDDEYRNAVGDGYRTVSSAEFLASARTAEPAAEFADPDAVGVVLFTSGTTSKPKAVELTHTNLTSYIMGTVEFAAAEPDDAALICVPPYHIAGVSAALSNLYAGRKMVYLTHFDAERWVRLVAEEGVTSATVVPTMLDRIVAVLEAQGVTLPTLRTLAYGGSKVPLPLVRKALSLLPEVGFVNAYGLTETSSTIAVLTPDDHRAALAGTDEGITRRLGSVGQPVPGIEVQIRAEDGTVLGPGETGELFVRGEQVSGKYTDIGSVLDEQGWFPTRDVASVDEDGYLFIGGRSDDTIIRGGENIAPAEIEDVLVEHPHVRDCAVVGADDPEWGQIIVAVVVAQPGEQPDAEQLRSHVRAQLRGSRTPDRVVFRDELPTNATGKVLRRELVDELNHPSPAQPATT, encoded by the coding sequence ATGAGCATCTCGCTGCTGCTGGAGATGGCAGCCGACGCCGCCCCCGACCGGACCGCGCTGGTCGCCGGCGATCTGCGGCTCACCACAGCCGAATTGAGCTCGCTGGCCGACGGCGGCGCCGGCGTCATCGCGGCCTCCGGCGCCGGCCACGTGGCCTACGTCGGCACCGGCGGGGCGCTGCTGCCGCTGCTGCTGTTCGCCTCCGCCCGCGCGGCCATCCCGGTGACGCCGCTGAACTACCGGTTGTCGGCCGACGGGCTGCGGGCACTGCTCGACCGCCTGCCCGACCCCCTGGTGGTGGTCGACGACGAGTACCGCAACGCCGTCGGCGACGGCTATCGGACGGTGAGCTCTGCGGAGTTCCTCGCCTCGGCCCGCACGGCCGAGCCCGCGGCTGAGTTCGCCGACCCCGACGCGGTCGGCGTCGTGCTGTTCACCTCGGGGACCACGTCCAAGCCGAAGGCGGTCGAGCTCACCCACACCAACCTGACGAGCTACATCATGGGCACGGTGGAATTCGCCGCCGCCGAACCCGACGACGCCGCACTGATCTGCGTGCCGCCGTACCACATCGCCGGTGTCAGCGCCGCGCTGTCGAATCTGTATGCGGGCCGGAAGATGGTGTACCTGACGCACTTCGACGCCGAGCGGTGGGTGCGCCTGGTCGCCGAGGAAGGTGTCACGTCCGCGACGGTGGTGCCGACGATGCTCGACCGCATCGTCGCGGTGCTGGAAGCGCAAGGTGTCACGCTGCCGACCCTGCGCACCCTGGCCTACGGCGGGTCGAAAGTGCCGCTGCCGCTGGTGCGCAAGGCGCTGTCGCTGCTACCCGAGGTCGGATTCGTCAACGCCTACGGCCTGACCGAGACCAGCTCGACCATCGCGGTGCTGACCCCCGACGACCACCGCGCCGCGCTGGCCGGCACCGACGAGGGCATCACCCGCCGGCTGGGGTCGGTCGGTCAGCCGGTGCCGGGCATCGAGGTGCAGATCCGCGCCGAGGACGGCACCGTGCTGGGACCCGGCGAGACCGGCGAACTGTTCGTCCGCGGCGAGCAGGTGTCGGGCAAGTACACCGACATCGGCTCGGTACTCGACGAGCAGGGCTGGTTCCCGACCAGAGACGTCGCGTCCGTGGACGAGGACGGGTACCTGTTCATCGGCGGCCGGTCCGACGACACGATCATCCGCGGCGGGGAGAACATCGCGCCCGCCGAGATCGAAGACGTGCTCGTCGAACACCCGCACGTCCGAGACTGTGCCGTGGTCGGCGCCGACGACCCCGAGTGGGGGCAGATCATCGTCGCGGTGGTGGTCGCCCAGCCCGGAGAGCAACCCGACGCCGAACAGTTGCGCAGCCACGTCCGTGCCCAGTTGCGCGGATCCCGCACCCCCGACCGGGTGGTCTTCCGCGACGAACTGCCCACCAACGCGACCGGCAAGGTGCTGCGCCGTGAACTGGTCGACGAACTCAACCACCCATCGCCGGCACAGCCGGCCACGACATAA
- a CDS encoding thiolase family protein: MGLRGDAAIVGFVELPPERLNQATPAPFMLEQWAELAAAALDDAGLSGESVDGLVTTHVSESEIFVPSTVAEYLGVRANFAEMVDLGGASAVGMVWRAAAAIELGICDVVLCAIPARYLTPTSAKKPKPFVDAMFFGASSNQFGSPQAEFEIPYGNLGQNGPYGQVAQRYASVYGYDERAMAKIVVDQRVNANHTDGAIWKDKPLSIEDVLASPVIADPLHMLEIVMPCLGGAAVVVASADVAARARNRPVWIKGFGEQVPYKTPTYAEDLLQTPIIRAADTAFAMSGLSRQQMDMVSIYDCYTITVLLSLEDAGFCEKGKGMEFVSEHDLTFRGDFPLNTAGGQLGYGQAGNAGGMHHVCDAARQIMGRAGDAQVAACDRAFVSGNGGILSEQTTLVLEGD, translated from the coding sequence ATGGGGCTGCGCGGTGACGCCGCGATCGTCGGATTCGTGGAACTGCCGCCCGAGCGGCTCAACCAGGCCACTCCGGCGCCGTTCATGCTGGAGCAGTGGGCCGAGCTCGCCGCCGCGGCGCTCGACGATGCCGGGCTGTCCGGTGAGTCGGTCGACGGCCTGGTCACCACCCACGTGAGCGAGTCGGAGATCTTCGTCCCGTCCACGGTGGCCGAATACCTCGGTGTGCGTGCGAACTTCGCTGAGATGGTCGACCTCGGCGGCGCCAGTGCGGTGGGCATGGTGTGGCGGGCGGCCGCGGCGATCGAACTCGGCATCTGCGATGTGGTGCTGTGCGCGATCCCGGCCCGCTACCTGACCCCGACGTCGGCGAAGAAACCCAAGCCGTTCGTGGACGCGATGTTCTTCGGCGCGTCGAGCAACCAGTTCGGTTCTCCGCAGGCCGAATTCGAGATCCCCTACGGAAATCTCGGCCAGAATGGACCCTACGGTCAGGTGGCGCAGAGGTACGCGTCGGTGTACGGCTACGACGAGCGCGCGATGGCCAAGATCGTGGTGGATCAGCGGGTCAACGCCAACCACACCGACGGGGCGATCTGGAAGGACAAGCCGCTCAGCATCGAGGACGTGCTGGCCAGCCCGGTGATCGCCGATCCGCTGCACATGCTCGAGATCGTGATGCCGTGTCTCGGCGGCGCCGCGGTGGTGGTGGCGAGTGCGGACGTGGCCGCGCGAGCCAGGAACCGTCCGGTGTGGATCAAGGGATTCGGCGAGCAGGTGCCCTACAAGACCCCCACCTACGCCGAGGACCTACTGCAGACACCGATCATCCGGGCCGCCGACACCGCGTTCGCGATGTCGGGTCTGAGTCGGCAACAGATGGACATGGTGTCGATCTACGACTGCTACACGATCACCGTGCTGTTGAGCCTGGAGGACGCCGGTTTCTGCGAGAAGGGCAAGGGCATGGAGTTCGTCTCCGAGCATGATCTGACCTTCCGCGGCGACTTTCCGCTGAACACCGCGGGCGGGCAACTCGGTTACGGTCAGGCCGGGAACGCGGGCGGCATGCATCACGTCTGCGATGCGGCCCGCCAGATCATGGGGCGGGCCGGCGACGCCCAGGTCGCTGCGTGCGACCGGGCGTTCGTGTCCGGCAACGGCGGCATTCTGTCCGAACAGACCACGCTCGTGCTGGAAGGGGACTGA
- a CDS encoding putative hydro-lyase, whose translation MRSAAAVHTTPVAAARAAIRAGTHTGPTSGLAPGYAQANLVVLPEAYAVDFLRFCVRNPVPCPLLEVTDTGSPRPAGLAADADIRTDLPRYRVLHKGMCTDEPTDITPYWRPDLVAFLLGCSFTFEWALAAAGLPLRHQAQGVNVPMYVTDRPCRAAGPFDGPMVVSMRPLPRRDVERAIEVTARFPAMHGRPVHIGDPAALGIADLTAPDFGDAVTLADGDVPVFWACGVTPQVAAQRARMPVAIFHAPGHMFITDRMHGHYDSAASEDIDQLQEDTGERRAEDPTHRQG comes from the coding sequence ATGCGTTCTGCAGCGGCAGTACACACGACGCCCGTTGCTGCCGCGCGCGCCGCGATCCGGGCGGGCACCCACACCGGCCCCACCAGCGGCCTGGCCCCCGGGTACGCGCAGGCCAACCTGGTGGTGCTGCCCGAGGCGTACGCGGTGGATTTCCTGCGGTTCTGCGTGCGCAATCCGGTGCCCTGCCCCCTGCTGGAGGTGACCGACACCGGCTCACCGCGGCCCGCCGGCCTCGCCGCGGACGCCGACATCCGCACCGACCTCCCGCGCTACCGGGTGCTGCACAAAGGCATGTGCACCGACGAACCCACCGACATCACCCCGTACTGGCGGCCCGACCTGGTGGCGTTCCTGCTCGGGTGCTCGTTCACGTTCGAATGGGCCTTGGCCGCAGCGGGACTGCCGTTGAGGCATCAGGCGCAGGGGGTCAACGTCCCGATGTACGTCACCGACCGGCCGTGCCGGGCCGCCGGGCCGTTCGACGGACCGATGGTCGTCTCGATGCGGCCGCTACCCCGGCGCGACGTCGAGCGTGCGATCGAGGTCACCGCACGCTTCCCCGCGATGCACGGACGTCCCGTGCACATCGGCGATCCCGCCGCGCTCGGCATCGCCGACCTCACCGCACCGGACTTCGGCGACGCGGTGACCCTGGCCGACGGCGACGTGCCGGTCTTCTGGGCGTGCGGTGTCACGCCACAGGTCGCGGCGCAGCGGGCGAGGATGCCGGTGGCCATCTTTCACGCGCCGGGACACATGTTCATCACCGACCGGATGCACGGGCACTACGACAGTGCCGCGAGCGAAGACATCGATCAGCTCCAGGAGGACACCGGTGAACGTCGAGCAGAAGACCCGACCCACCGCCAAGGGTGA
- a CDS encoding cobalamin B12-binding domain-containing protein, producing the protein MSTRVLVAKPGLDGHDRGAKIVARTLRDAGFEVIYTGIRQRIEDIVSIALQEDVALVGLSILSGAHVALTARTVDALRAADAGDIAVVVGGTIPQGDVQKLLDAGAAAVFPTGTSLEDLVRDVRALTEKVQQ; encoded by the coding sequence ATGTCCACTCGTGTGCTGGTGGCCAAGCCGGGTCTGGACGGCCACGACAGAGGGGCCAAGATCGTCGCGCGCACGCTGCGCGATGCCGGCTTCGAGGTGATCTACACCGGCATCCGGCAGCGCATCGAGGACATCGTGTCCATCGCGCTGCAGGAAGACGTTGCGCTGGTGGGCCTTTCGATCCTGTCCGGCGCCCATGTCGCGCTGACCGCCAGGACCGTCGACGCGCTGCGTGCGGCCGACGCCGGTGACATCGCGGTGGTCGTCGGCGGCACCATCCCGCAGGGCGACGTGCAGAAGCTGCTGGACGCCGGCGCAGCCGCGGTGTTCCCGACCGGCACTTCGCTGGAGGATCTGGTGCGCGACGTGCGGGCGCTGACGGAGAAGGTGCAGCAGTGA
- a CDS encoding adenylate/guanylate cyclase domain-containing protein, with amino-acid sequence MRPRRLLGKYAAGLTSAYLLTVGEVVAIVVALAGRDVLTAGNVITLAVVSSVGTVTVALGAVLIVRPSLRWSTSGRHPTPAEIRSTARITRRQAVITLAPWLLTAAILVPLNLDAPAPVFVVLTTALAFGAIATVSTGFLFTLRTLRPLRAAVPADADRPAAPGVRARLLIMWVVCTALPGSTIAVLLILRSQHWLLDESSPIELALLVLALVAVVLGLRSMLLVAMSISDPVDQVVDAMADVEKGEIDRSIEVYEWSEIGRLQSGFNRMVAGLRERDRLRDLFGRHVGEEVARRAVEQSTAHSDAAAGDERDIAILFIDLVGSTRLATEREPHEVAGILNEFFQIVVAEVDRRHGLVNKFQGDAALAVFGAPLRIDDPASAALSTARALGAHLRRLPVDFGIGVSAGPVFAGNIGAHNRYEYTVVGDAVNEAARLADCAKEFAGRTLSSGAALDRAAPAEQRLWSPEGEVTLRGRSDATAISTPLRR; translated from the coding sequence GTGAGGCCACGCCGCCTACTCGGCAAATACGCCGCAGGACTGACGTCGGCCTACCTGCTGACCGTCGGCGAAGTCGTCGCGATCGTCGTCGCGCTCGCCGGCCGTGACGTTCTCACCGCGGGCAACGTCATCACCCTGGCCGTCGTCAGCTCCGTCGGTACCGTCACCGTGGCGCTCGGCGCCGTGCTCATCGTCCGGCCGTCGCTGCGCTGGTCGACGTCCGGCCGCCACCCGACCCCCGCCGAGATCCGGTCGACGGCCCGGATCACCCGCCGCCAGGCCGTCATCACGCTCGCGCCGTGGCTGCTCACCGCCGCGATCCTGGTCCCGTTGAATCTGGACGCCCCGGCGCCGGTCTTCGTCGTGCTCACCACCGCGCTGGCGTTCGGCGCGATCGCCACCGTGAGCACCGGCTTCCTGTTTACCCTGCGCACGCTGCGGCCGCTGCGGGCCGCGGTGCCCGCCGACGCTGACCGTCCGGCGGCCCCCGGCGTGCGGGCCCGGCTGCTGATCATGTGGGTGGTCTGCACCGCGCTGCCCGGCTCGACGATCGCCGTGCTGCTGATCCTGCGGTCCCAGCACTGGCTGCTCGACGAGTCGTCGCCGATCGAGCTCGCGCTGCTGGTGCTGGCGCTGGTGGCCGTGGTGCTCGGCCTGCGCTCGATGCTGCTGGTGGCGATGTCGATCTCCGATCCGGTCGACCAGGTGGTCGACGCGATGGCCGACGTCGAGAAGGGCGAGATCGACCGCAGCATCGAGGTTTACGAGTGGTCCGAGATCGGCCGGCTGCAAAGCGGTTTCAACCGGATGGTGGCGGGCCTGCGGGAGCGCGACAGGCTGCGCGACCTCTTCGGCCGCCACGTCGGTGAGGAGGTCGCCCGGCGGGCGGTCGAGCAGTCCACCGCACACAGTGACGCGGCGGCCGGCGACGAACGCGACATCGCGATCCTGTTCATCGACCTGGTGGGCTCGACCCGGCTGGCGACCGAACGGGAGCCCCACGAGGTCGCAGGCATCCTCAACGAGTTCTTCCAGATCGTCGTCGCCGAGGTCGACCGGCGGCACGGTCTGGTCAACAAGTTCCAGGGCGACGCCGCGCTGGCGGTGTTCGGCGCGCCGCTGCGCATCGACGACCCGGCCTCGGCAGCACTGTCCACCGCCCGCGCGCTGGGTGCGCACCTCCGCCGACTACCAGTGGATTTCGGCATCGGCGTGTCGGCCGGGCCGGTGTTCGCCGGCAACATCGGCGCCCACAACCGCTACGAGTACACGGTGGTCGGCGACGCCGTCAACGAGGCCGCCCGGCTGGCCGACTGCGCCAAGGAGTTCGCCGGGCGAACCCTGTCGTCGGGTGCGGCGCTGGACCGGGCCGCCCCTGCCGAGCAGCGACTGTGGTCTCCCGAAGGCGAGGTCACGCTGCGCGGACGCTCCGACGCCACCGCGATCTCGACGCCGTTACGACGTTAG
- a CDS encoding NAD(P)-dependent oxidoreductase: MSGTSHATGDASFADRTVVVSGGSRGIGLAIALGAASRGANVVLLAKTAEPHPRLPGTVHTAVAEVEAAGGKGVAVVGDVRKEEDVARAIETAVEHFGGVDIVVNNASAIATEPTEALSAKKFDLMMDINVRGTFLLTKAALPHLRQSRTGAHVLTLAPPMNMNPHWLGAHPSYTLSKYGMTLLSLGWASEYGEAGIGFSCLWPETYIATSAVSNLADGEDLVKSSRTPDIMADAAVQILSRPPAEVNGQCYIDSSVLTEAGVTDLSRYGGGDDPILDIFVDERIS, from the coding sequence TTGTCTGGAACGTCCCACGCCACCGGCGACGCATCGTTCGCCGACCGCACCGTCGTGGTCTCGGGCGGCAGCCGCGGCATCGGGCTGGCCATCGCGCTCGGCGCCGCCAGTCGCGGCGCCAACGTGGTGTTGCTGGCCAAGACCGCAGAACCGCACCCCCGGCTACCGGGCACCGTGCACACCGCGGTGGCCGAGGTGGAGGCCGCCGGCGGCAAGGGTGTGGCCGTGGTCGGCGACGTCCGCAAGGAGGAGGACGTGGCACGGGCCATCGAGACCGCGGTCGAACACTTCGGCGGGGTCGACATCGTCGTCAACAACGCCAGCGCCATCGCCACCGAACCGACCGAGGCGCTGTCGGCCAAGAAGTTCGACCTGATGATGGACATCAACGTCCGCGGCACGTTCCTGCTGACCAAGGCGGCACTGCCCCACCTGCGACAGTCCCGCACCGGAGCGCACGTGCTGACCCTTGCGCCGCCGATGAACATGAACCCGCACTGGCTGGGCGCCCACCCGTCCTACACGCTTTCCAAGTACGGCATGACCCTGCTGTCGCTGGGCTGGGCGAGCGAATACGGTGAAGCCGGAATCGGTTTCAGCTGCCTGTGGCCGGAGACCTACATCGCGACCTCAGCGGTGTCCAACCTCGCCGACGGAGAGGACCTCGTGAAATCCTCGCGTACCCCCGACATCATGGCCGACGCCGCCGTGCAGATCCTGTCGCGGCCACCGGCGGAGGTCAACGGGCAGTGCTACATCGACTCCTCGGTGCTGACCGAGGCCGGGGTCACCGACCTGTCCCGCTACGGCGGCGGGGACGACCCCATCCTCGACATCTTCGTCGACGAGCGCATCTCATGA
- a CDS encoding nuclear transport factor 2 family protein, translating into MTAHEDRAQISDVLVRYATGIDSRDWPLFRTVFTEDCELDYGEIGTFVGADTVVQFMADTHQMAGHTLHRITNQAVDVDGDTATARAYVDALIMAPDNASGVNAVGFYDDELSRTDTGWRIRRRRFTVVLMRLVGSG; encoded by the coding sequence ATGACCGCCCACGAGGACCGCGCACAGATCAGCGACGTGCTGGTGCGGTATGCCACCGGCATCGACAGTCGCGACTGGCCGTTGTTCCGCACCGTGTTCACCGAGGACTGCGAGCTCGACTACGGGGAGATCGGCACGTTCGTCGGAGCGGACACCGTCGTGCAGTTCATGGCCGACACCCACCAGATGGCCGGTCACACACTGCACCGGATCACCAACCAGGCCGTCGACGTGGACGGCGACACCGCCACCGCTCGTGCCTATGTCGACGCGCTGATCATGGCACCGGACAACGCATCCGGGGTCAACGCCGTCGGCTTCTATGACGACGAGCTGTCGCGCACGGACACGGGCTGGCGGATCAGGCGCCGCCGTTTCACCGTGGTGTTGATGCGGCTGGTCGGCTCGGGGTGA
- a CDS encoding MFS transporter, with the protein MNVEQKTRPTAKGEGSVAQAVRAAAIGNAVEWFDFAIYGFLATYIAAKFFPPGDETAALLSTFAIFAAAFFMRPLGGFFFGPLADRIGRQKVLALVILLMSASTLAIGLIPSYDSIGVLAPILLLLMRCLQGFSAGGEYGSGACFLAEYASDRHRGFVVSFLVWSVVVGFLLGSLTVTALETLLSESAMDSYGWRIPFLIAGLLGVVGLYIRLRLNDTPEFEALREAGEVSTSPLKEAVTTSWRPILQIIGLVVVHNVGFYLVYTFLPSYFTETLGFTKTDAFFSITVASLVGIVLIPPLGALSDRIGRKPLLLTGSIAFALFSYPLFLLLNTGSLPAAIAAHAGLAAIESVFVCASLAAGAELFATRVRSSGYSIGYNVSVAVFGGTAPYVATWLVSRTGNDLAPAYYVIAAAVITFLTVLTMRETARKPLRKLVSD; encoded by the coding sequence GTGAACGTCGAGCAGAAGACCCGACCCACCGCCAAGGGTGAGGGCTCCGTCGCCCAGGCCGTCCGCGCCGCGGCCATCGGCAACGCCGTCGAATGGTTCGACTTCGCGATCTACGGGTTCTTGGCCACCTACATCGCGGCCAAGTTCTTCCCGCCCGGTGACGAGACAGCGGCGCTGCTGAGCACCTTCGCGATCTTCGCGGCCGCGTTCTTCATGCGACCGCTGGGCGGGTTCTTCTTCGGGCCGCTGGCCGACCGCATCGGCCGCCAGAAGGTGCTCGCGTTGGTGATCCTGCTGATGTCGGCGTCCACGCTGGCGATCGGCCTGATCCCGAGTTACGACTCGATCGGCGTGTTGGCCCCGATCCTGCTGCTGCTCATGCGGTGCCTGCAGGGCTTCTCCGCAGGGGGCGAGTACGGCAGCGGCGCCTGCTTTCTGGCCGAGTACGCCTCCGACAGGCACCGTGGCTTCGTGGTGTCGTTCCTGGTCTGGTCGGTTGTCGTCGGCTTCCTGCTCGGGTCGCTGACGGTCACCGCCCTGGAGACGTTGCTGTCGGAGTCGGCGATGGACAGCTACGGCTGGCGGATCCCGTTCCTGATCGCCGGCCTCCTGGGCGTGGTGGGCCTCTACATTCGGCTGCGCCTGAATGACACCCCAGAGTTCGAGGCGCTGCGCGAGGCCGGCGAGGTGTCGACCTCACCGCTGAAGGAGGCCGTCACCACGTCCTGGCGGCCGATCCTGCAGATCATCGGCCTGGTCGTCGTCCACAACGTCGGCTTCTATCTCGTGTACACGTTCCTGCCGAGCTATTTCACCGAGACGCTGGGCTTCACCAAGACCGACGCGTTTTTCTCGATCACCGTCGCGAGCCTGGTCGGTATCGTGCTCATCCCGCCACTGGGTGCATTGTCCGACCGGATCGGGCGCAAACCGCTTCTGCTGACCGGGTCGATCGCGTTCGCACTGTTCTCCTATCCGCTGTTCCTGCTGCTCAACACCGGATCGCTGCCTGCGGCGATCGCCGCCCACGCGGGCCTGGCCGCGATCGAATCGGTGTTCGTGTGCGCCTCCCTGGCCGCGGGCGCCGAACTGTTCGCCACCCGGGTGCGCTCCAGCGGCTACTCAATCGGATACAACGTGTCGGTGGCGGTGTTCGGCGGCACCGCCCCGTACGTCGCGACGTGGTTGGTGTCGCGGACCGGAAACGACCTCGCGCCGGCGTACTACGTGATCGCCGCGGCCGTCATCACGTTCCTGACCGTGCTCACCATGCGGGAGACCGCGCGCAAGCCGCTGCGAAAACTGGTGTCGGACTGA